The Microcaecilia unicolor chromosome 13, aMicUni1.1, whole genome shotgun sequence genome has a window encoding:
- the LOC115482673 gene encoding THAP domain-containing protein 2-like → MPACSARGCKERKYHNGITFHRFPSDPVLRQNWITAIRREYFVPSKSAVLCSKHFREEDIDRTSLLVVRLREGAVPSIFDACPSHLRPAKKTRKPPKSRSSNIPPIPNPDNKIHLPIPKPATTETDLLNNPDTAGKQALKRKLQHAQSQLSLLRKKIKILLQAKRQLQKKAAHLSAVISDLNNSITRHSLIDPNESVIPDHDYTYVPRPVHVFRKNCCCIYR, encoded by the exons atgccggcttgttcAGCACGCGGATGTAAGGAGAGGAAGTATCACAACGGAATAACCTTTCATCG GTTTCCATCAGACCCAGTTCTTCGACagaattggattactgcaattcgaCGTGAATATTTTGTTCCCTCAAAATCTGCGGTTTTGTGCTCAAAACACTTTAGGGAAGAGGACATTGACAGAACCAGCTTGTTAGTTGTTCGTTTGAGAGAAGGTGCAGTTCCGAGCATATTTGATGCTTGTCCATCTCATCTTCGACCTGCCAAAAAGACCCGAAAACCTCCAAAGTCACGATCAtctaatataccacccataccaAATCCTGATAACAAAATACACTTGCCAATTCCTAAACCTGCCACTACAGAGACAGATCTGTTAAATAATCCAGATACAGCAGGAAAGCAAGCTCTAAAACGGAAACTTCAGCATGCACAAAGTCAACTTTCATTGTTACGTAAGAAAATTAAAATACTGCTACAAGCCAAACGTCAGTTACAGAAGAAAGCAGCTCACTTGAGTGCAGTCATATCTGACCTTAACAATTCTATCACTAGACACAGTCTCATTGATCCTAATGAAAGTGTAATACCAGACCATGATTATACTTATGTCCCAAGACCTGTCCATGTGTTCAGAAAAAATTGTTGTTGTATATATCGCTGA